The Sulfolobus acidocaldarius DSM 639 genome has a window encoding:
- a CDS encoding HpcH/HpaI aldolase/citrate lyase family protein: MIRRSQLYVPSISEKMIRKSIELKADSIVFDLEDAVPPEDKEKARELLVKLINELEWGKRELCVRMNSLQLVDAYRDIVTISRIDKISCIVVPKAEGDLSFLHKATGKDLIPLIETGKGLIRVEDIVRSEGVVGVSYGIADLSLSVGGDYNFYEKNEFVKTYVVTTAKAYDVDPIDKVYFDLKNVDGFRRECEEAKKLGFVGKQVIHPTQVEIANQVFSPTAEEIEWARRVIEAYDNAKREGRGAIRLDDKLVDYVHYKIAKRILEFQNL, from the coding sequence ATGATTAGAAGATCTCAGTTATATGTGCCTTCAATATCTGAAAAGATGATAAGAAAATCCATTGAGCTCAAGGCTGACTCTATAGTATTTGATCTTGAGGACGCAGTGCCACCAGAGGATAAAGAAAAGGCTAGAGAGTTACTGGTAAAGCTGATCAATGAACTGGAATGGGGAAAGAGGGAGTTATGTGTTAGGATGAATTCGCTTCAACTAGTGGACGCATATAGGGACATTGTCACCATTTCTAGGATAGACAAGATCTCTTGCATAGTTGTTCCTAAAGCAGAGGGTGACTTATCATTCCTGCACAAAGCTACAGGAAAAGATTTAATTCCCTTGATAGAGACAGGAAAGGGTTTGATAAGAGTAGAGGATATAGTTAGATCTGAGGGAGTTGTAGGCGTAAGCTACGGTATAGCAGATTTATCCCTCTCAGTAGGGGGAGATTATAACTTTTACGAGAAAAATGAGTTTGTTAAAACTTATGTTGTGACCACTGCTAAGGCTTACGATGTCGACCCCATAGATAAGGTGTATTTCGATCTAAAGAACGTAGACGGTTTCAGGAGAGAATGCGAGGAGGCAAAAAAACTGGGTTTTGTGGGCAAACAGGTAATTCACCCCACACAAGTTGAAATAGCTAACCAGGTGTTCTCCCCAACTGCAGAAGAGATAGAATGGGCTAGGAGGGTTATTGAGGCTTATGATAATGCAAAGAGAGAGGGAAGGGGGGCAATAAGGCTTGATGATAAACTGGTAGACTATGTGCATTATAAGATAGCAAAGAGGATACTTGAGTTTCAGAATCTATAA
- a CDS encoding PaaI family thioesterase — MLISPEELNERLKQEDVFNFIGIRFEKVENGYSLLKFDFDKRLTRLGGMLHGGIMFSAMDYAGSMAVLSLSEVKDEVTAELKVNFLKPMNKGPFTVEAKVVNKGNKLVTVQIYAYDGDKELCAVGLGTWSIYRF; from the coding sequence ATGCTTATATCACCAGAGGAACTAAATGAGAGGTTAAAACAAGAAGACGTATTTAATTTTATAGGAATAAGATTCGAAAAAGTTGAGAATGGTTACTCCCTCCTCAAATTCGATTTTGACAAGAGACTTACTAGACTAGGAGGAATGTTACACGGTGGTATAATGTTTTCAGCTATGGACTATGCAGGAAGTATGGCAGTGCTTTCGTTGAGTGAAGTTAAAGATGAAGTCACTGCAGAGCTCAAAGTCAATTTCCTCAAACCGATGAACAAAGGTCCATTTACAGTTGAGGCTAAAGTAGTAAATAAGGGAAACAAATTGGTCACTGTCCAAATTTACGCTTACGACGGAGATAAAGAGCTCTGTGCTGTGGGTCTAGGGACATGGTCTATTTATAGATTCTGA
- a CDS encoding FAD-binding protein: MAELKIVVSIKQVPDADDLRIDPVTNNLVREGVPAVINPPDYHAIEEAIRLKERFGGKTMVLTMGPGQAEVALREALAMGIDEAYLISDRAMAGADTWATSYTVAKAVQRLGGADIILFGRRAVDGETEQVGPQTGKWLGIPVVAYVREIRSIENGKAVVVRTTEFEEEVIEVPLPAVFTILETANKPRQPDILSLIKAKTAKVTVWNKDDIKAEPTKIGLAGSPTKVIKVSPPPKTRKPEIIDGKKDPEKAAEWFLNKIYESLKEAESSLKEYVKPKAKVKVNSEIWVYIDHIGDRINKASLEILSEARRIADLMDTSVAGVVIGGESVKGIINEVYEYGADKVYFAETKGYDRYDNEVYTKALAKLAKKYKPEGIFFPGTRAARELASTSAIEIDTGLIADCTNFDVDDKGVLLATRPDFGGKEMSTIVCPRHRPVMVTTRAGVFMPLPRMPGRTGELIKEEIEDLYSRLKVLEYKNIEKRNILTEADIVVGVGRGIKSPENIKKFEEFATALGGVLGVSKPLADMGWYPKDRQIGQTGTTIRPKVYIALGVSGAVQHLVGILSSRKIGAINLDQSAPIFDNCDFGVVGDIFEIVPKMMELIKKKGE; encoded by the coding sequence TTGGCAGAGCTTAAAATTGTCGTTAGTATAAAGCAAGTTCCAGACGCTGATGACCTCAGAATAGATCCAGTAACAAATAACCTAGTCAGAGAAGGTGTACCAGCCGTAATAAACCCACCAGACTACCATGCAATAGAGGAGGCAATTAGACTGAAGGAAAGGTTTGGCGGAAAGACTATGGTCTTGACTATGGGACCAGGACAGGCAGAGGTAGCTCTTAGAGAAGCACTAGCCATGGGAATTGATGAAGCTTACCTAATAAGTGACAGAGCGATGGCTGGTGCTGATACATGGGCTACATCTTATACTGTGGCTAAAGCAGTTCAGAGACTAGGAGGGGCTGATATAATCCTTTTTGGTAGAAGAGCTGTAGATGGAGAAACGGAGCAAGTAGGTCCACAAACAGGTAAATGGTTAGGAATTCCAGTTGTAGCTTATGTTAGAGAGATAAGAAGTATAGAAAATGGTAAAGCAGTTGTAGTGAGGACAACAGAATTTGAGGAGGAAGTTATTGAGGTTCCATTACCAGCCGTATTCACAATTTTAGAGACAGCAAATAAGCCAAGACAACCTGATATACTCTCTCTAATAAAGGCTAAGACTGCTAAGGTAACAGTATGGAATAAAGACGATATTAAGGCTGAACCAACAAAAATTGGTCTTGCAGGTTCTCCCACTAAGGTCATAAAAGTAAGCCCACCACCAAAGACGAGAAAGCCTGAAATCATAGACGGTAAGAAAGATCCTGAGAAGGCAGCTGAGTGGTTCTTAAACAAGATATATGAGTCCCTCAAGGAGGCTGAAAGTTCTCTTAAAGAATACGTTAAGCCAAAGGCTAAGGTCAAGGTGAATTCTGAGATTTGGGTTTACATAGACCATATTGGTGATAGGATTAACAAGGCATCTCTAGAAATTTTGAGCGAAGCCAGGAGGATAGCAGACTTAATGGATACCTCAGTTGCAGGAGTAGTTATAGGTGGAGAGAGCGTAAAGGGTATAATTAACGAAGTTTATGAATACGGAGCTGATAAGGTATATTTTGCCGAGACAAAGGGATATGACAGATATGATAATGAGGTTTACACTAAGGCTCTAGCAAAGTTAGCTAAGAAGTATAAGCCAGAGGGAATATTCTTCCCTGGTACTAGAGCTGCTAGGGAATTGGCATCCACGTCAGCAATAGAGATTGATACTGGATTGATTGCTGATTGTACGAATTTTGATGTTGATGATAAGGGAGTGTTATTGGCAACTAGACCTGACTTCGGAGGAAAGGAAATGTCCACTATAGTGTGTCCAAGACACAGACCAGTGATGGTCACTACCAGAGCCGGTGTATTTATGCCATTACCCAGAATGCCTGGAAGGACAGGAGAATTAATAAAGGAGGAAATAGAAGATTTGTACAGTAGGTTAAAAGTTCTAGAATATAAAAACATAGAGAAAAGGAATATATTGACTGAGGCTGATATAGTTGTAGGTGTAGGTAGAGGTATAAAGAGTCCAGAGAACATAAAGAAGTTTGAAGAGTTTGCTACAGCGTTAGGTGGTGTTCTAGGTGTGTCTAAACCATTAGCCGACATGGGTTGGTATCCAAAGGATAGGCAAATAGGTCAAACAGGAACTACTATAAGACCGAAAGTTTATATTGCACTAGGCGTTTCAGGCGCTGTACAGCACTTAGTGGGTATTTTATCTTCAAGGAAGATCGGTGCTATCAATCTTGACCAGTCTGCCCCAATATTTGACAACTGTGACTTCGGAGTAGTAGGAGATATATTTGAGATTGTTCCAAAAATGATGGAGTTAATTAAAAAGAAGGGGGAGTGA
- a CDS encoding NAD(P)/FAD-dependent oxidoreductase encodes MEFDVIVIGAGPAGSAAALTAAKGGAKVLLLEKGPEPGSKNVSGAMIRTEEIAKVFDTSSMPFERKVKNVDLIFMDSTGKVRISVDISSGLINVGRLKLDKWMAQQAEKAGAVLVTKTTALGVEKDGEKYKVVTDRGSISGSKVVLAEGVNALISMGMKIRPDLEPEHSVQAVKEVYNLNKDEINKRLGFKSDEEGSSWRIFGTNPVPYAGFLYTYKDAIAIGVGIPMSILIKKKISPYTVLDELKERLGINELVKGGSLREYSAKVIPEQGFPSYRACSGKIYLAGDSIGLINALTFNGIGPAVISGSIAGKAALEGYECFKYEEELMKDKEIKGVVKARPLIQELTKEENLNYYVNFLGDALHSWAYGSLSLNLDMPRLIKHLMLGMGVLKA; translated from the coding sequence GTGGAGTTTGATGTTATAGTTATAGGAGCAGGACCAGCAGGATCAGCTGCTGCTCTTACTGCAGCAAAAGGAGGAGCTAAAGTACTTCTCCTGGAAAAGGGACCTGAACCAGGATCAAAAAATGTCTCCGGAGCGATGATAAGGACAGAGGAAATCGCAAAAGTATTTGATACATCATCAATGCCATTTGAGAGAAAAGTGAAAAATGTTGATTTAATATTCATGGACTCTACAGGGAAAGTGAGAATCAGTGTAGATATATCATCAGGTCTAATAAACGTAGGTAGACTTAAGCTCGATAAATGGATGGCTCAACAAGCTGAGAAAGCTGGTGCAGTTTTAGTGACTAAGACCACTGCTTTGGGTGTAGAAAAAGATGGTGAAAAGTACAAAGTAGTTACTGACAGGGGAAGTATTAGTGGAAGCAAGGTTGTTTTAGCTGAAGGAGTTAATGCGTTAATTTCCATGGGAATGAAAATTAGACCTGATCTAGAGCCTGAACATTCAGTTCAAGCTGTAAAGGAAGTATACAATTTGAATAAGGACGAAATAAATAAGAGGTTAGGATTTAAGAGCGATGAAGAGGGTTCCAGCTGGAGAATATTTGGCACTAACCCAGTTCCTTATGCTGGATTCCTTTACACATACAAGGACGCTATTGCAATAGGTGTAGGTATTCCAATGTCTATACTAATAAAGAAGAAGATCTCTCCTTACACAGTATTGGATGAACTTAAAGAGAGACTAGGAATTAATGAACTTGTTAAAGGCGGGTCTCTTAGGGAGTATTCTGCAAAAGTCATACCAGAACAGGGATTCCCTTCATATAGAGCCTGTTCTGGTAAAATATACCTCGCAGGTGACTCCATAGGTTTAATTAACGCATTAACATTCAATGGCATAGGACCGGCAGTTATTTCTGGATCTATAGCAGGTAAAGCGGCTCTAGAGGGATATGAGTGTTTCAAGTACGAAGAAGAGCTTATGAAAGACAAGGAGATTAAAGGAGTTGTAAAGGCTAGACCTCTGATACAAGAGTTAACTAAGGAAGAGAACTTGAACTATTATGTAAACTTCCTGGGGGATGCACTTCATTCATGGGCTTATGGTTCCCTTTCCCTTAATTTAGATATGCCCAGACTTATTAAACACTTAATGTTAGGTATGGGGGTGTTAAAAGCATGA
- a CDS encoding ferredoxin family protein, whose amino-acid sequence MRIEERLYTLRYKRDEKPHLSIIEPNKCQKCAEINGVPEPCIVVCPANVYSWVDNNRIVVSYENCVECGACRIACPFDNISWKYPRYGLGVAFRYG is encoded by the coding sequence ATGAGAATTGAGGAAAGGTTATATACTTTAAGATATAAGAGAGACGAAAAACCACACTTATCAATAATTGAGCCCAATAAGTGTCAAAAGTGTGCTGAAATTAATGGAGTACCTGAACCATGTATCGTTGTTTGCCCAGCAAATGTGTACTCATGGGTAGACAACAATAGAATAGTAGTATCCTATGAGAACTGTGTTGAGTGCGGAGCCTGTAGAATAGCATGTCCATTCGATAATATTTCCTGGAAGTATCCAAGATATGGTCTCGGAGTAGCATTTAGATATGGGTAA
- the fdhD gene encoding formate dehydrogenase accessory sulfurtransferase FdhD: MQIRKVKISKVKDGYRASSEDFVAVEEPLQIFVNEKNLAIIMRTPGNDLELTLGFLYYEDYINSLRDVEEISMLSDNEIHVRLTNGKFVETRNFVINSSCGICGRGFLNAIELLKSDAKTSNEVIISLPEKLRSNQGVFNITGGLHAAALFTLSGELISIYEDVGRHNAVDKIIGSLIHKRRLPFTEGILQVSGRIGYEIVSKAIKAGIPIISGISAPTSKAIEIAEDAGATLVGFVRGNSFNVYTHPERIDL; encoded by the coding sequence GTGCAAATAAGGAAAGTCAAGATCAGTAAGGTTAAGGACGGTTACAGAGCCAGTTCCGAGGATTTTGTGGCTGTTGAGGAGCCCCTTCAAATTTTTGTAAACGAAAAAAATTTAGCCATAATAATGAGGACTCCTGGTAATGACTTAGAGCTCACGTTAGGGTTTCTCTATTACGAGGATTACATTAATAGTTTAAGGGATGTTGAAGAAATCAGTATGCTATCTGATAACGAAATACATGTAAGGCTAACCAATGGTAAATTTGTAGAGACGAGAAATTTTGTTATTAACTCTAGTTGTGGAATCTGTGGTAGAGGCTTTCTTAATGCTATTGAATTACTAAAATCTGACGCAAAGACCAGTAATGAGGTTATTATTTCCCTTCCTGAGAAACTGAGGAGTAATCAGGGAGTATTTAATATTACTGGTGGTTTACACGCAGCTGCTCTGTTTACACTTAGTGGAGAATTAATAAGTATATATGAAGACGTAGGGAGACATAACGCTGTTGATAAGATAATAGGAAGTTTAATCCACAAGAGGCGACTTCCTTTCACTGAAGGTATACTTCAGGTTAGTGGTAGAATAGGTTATGAAATTGTAAGTAAGGCAATAAAAGCAGGAATTCCGATTATAAGCGGTATTTCAGCACCAACGAGTAAAGCTATAGAAATTGCAGAGGACGCAGGTGCAACACTTGTTGGTTTTGTCAGAGGGAATAGCTTTAATGTGTATACTCACCCCGAAAGAATCGATCTCTAA
- a CDS encoding DUF1641 domain-containing protein produces the protein MEEGGIQTFDRLIEELTESREALEQFLKLINALHKTGILQFLNGVLMKFDENLTFLAEQNSMLIRNVNEIYSILAGKEEVKDIKLSEIVRELNDPDVRRGLYLLLKLLKAIGSANKESQDQ, from the coding sequence ATGGAAGAGGGAGGAATTCAAACCTTTGACAGATTAATTGAGGAATTGACTGAGAGCAGAGAGGCATTAGAGCAATTCCTAAAGTTGATAAATGCTCTTCATAAAACAGGTATATTGCAGTTTCTGAATGGCGTCCTCATGAAATTTGATGAAAACTTAACATTCTTAGCTGAACAGAATTCCATGCTCATAAGGAATGTAAATGAAATTTACTCTATACTTGCAGGTAAGGAGGAGGTAAAGGACATAAAATTAAGCGAAATTGTGAGAGAGCTTAATGACCCTGATGTTAGGAGAGGCTTATACTTGTTGTTGAAATTATTAAAGGCGATTGGTAGTGCAAATAAGGAAAGTCAAGATCAGTAA